From the genome of Candidatus Eremiobacteraceae bacterium:
GGCGTTCCCGCGACGGTGGGCGCCAAGCTGCCGGTCCGGCGGCGTTCGGCCCTCGCTGAAGTCATCTTCGAGCGCCGGATCGTCTCCGCGGACGATCTGCAGAGCGACCCGGTCATGCGCGATTGCCGCGACTGGATCAACGAACGCCACCTGATATCCGGCGCGATCGTGCCGCTGGTCGTGGAGAGCCGCGTGATCGGGACTCTCTCCGTCAACTCGACCACGGAAACGCGTCTTCTCACCGCGGATGAACTCGGCGTGCTGGAGACCGCGGCGAACCAGATCGCGGTCGGCATCCGCAACGCGCGGCTCTACGGTCGGGCGAAGGAGCGAGCCAACGAAGATTCGCTCACCGGGCTCTTCAATCACCGCTACCTGCAGGAGCGGCTCGATAACGAGCTAGCGCGCGCAGAGCGCGCCGCGCAACCGCTCGCAATCGTGCTTTTCGACCTGAACAATTTCAAGAGTTTCAACGACAACTTCGGCCACCAAGCCGGCGACGAAGTGCTTCGATTCGTCGCGACGGCGCTGACGTCGTGCTTGCGCACCACCGATATCGCCGGGCGTTACGGCGGCGATGAATTTCTCGTGATCCTGCCGCAGGCCGACGAAGGCGGTGCCCGGTTGCTTCTCAACCGGCTGCACAACAAGATCGAACGTCGCGACGCGGGCTTCCCGCCGATCCCGATCGAGATGTCCGCGGGAATCGCGGTCTACCCGCGCGATGGAAACGATGCGGCCGAACTCGTAGCGCGGGCCGACAAAGGTATGTATGCCGATAAGAAGCGGCATGGCTCGACGCCCGCGGGGTTCACCGCGCGGTAGGCGCTCGTTAACGCCGACTCTCATCCCGGTCGCCATCGTGTTTACCCGTGCTCAACGACCGTGATATACTCTGCGTGCCGACACCATGCGTGAAATCGTTTTGCCGGAAACCAAGCCGGCGCTCGAATGGGTCAACGGCCGGGCCCTCCAAAAGGTGAGCCCGCAGCGGAAGCATGCGCTCGCTCAAAGCGTTTTTGTTTCGGCGCTTCTTGCTTGGGCGATGGAGCATGGGACGGGCCGTGTCGGCACGGAATGGGAATTTCGCGTACAGCCGCCTGGCGAAGATCGCCGGCCGCTCGTGCCCGACGTCGCGTACCTATCGTACGACACGTTGTCGTACGAAGCAGATGATGAGGCCGACATTCCGCGCGTGGCGCCTGACGCCGCGGTGGAAATCATGTCGCCGGGTGATCTGGGGCGCGATATCGAGGAAAAAATCCGCGTGTATCTGGCCGCCGGTGCGAGCGTCGTGTTCCTGGTCGACACGAATGCTCGGGCCGTCACCGCGTGTGATCGCATCGGACGCGTCACGTTCGACGATCGGATGATGCTGTCACACAGCGCTCTCCCGAACTTTTCGATGAGCGTCCGATCGTTGTTCGAGCAACCAAAACCCAGAGGGCGTTAAAACGAAGAAAGGCCGGCGTCGGCCGGCCCTTCTCGAGTATCGTGCTCGCGATTACCGCTTGCTGAACTGGAAGCGTTTGCGAGCGCGCTTGCGCCCGTATTTCTTCGATTCTTTCTCGCGCGGATCGCGAGTCAACAATCCGGCCTTGCGAAGCACCGGACGAAGGCTCTCATCCATCTGCACGAGTGCGCGAGCGACGCCGTGACGGATCGCGCCTGCTTGACCGGTCAGCCCACCGCCGTGCGCTGTCACTTCAACCTTGAATCGCTCGAGGCTGTTCGTGGCCTCGAGCGGCTGCCGAACTATCTGCATGAGTGAATCGCGGCCGAAGTATTCGTTGGCAGGGCGCTCGTTCACGCTGATCTCGCCCTTGCCGAGGGTGACGCGGACGCGCGCGACCGCGCGTTTGCGGCGGCCTGTGCCGCCATGGACATCGCCGGTTGTGTGTGCCATCAGACCGTCTTCAACTCTTTCGGAGCTTGCGCTGTATGCTCGTGCTCTGGGCCGGCGAACACTCGCAGGCGCTTGAGCCGTGTAGCCCGCAATTTGTTGCCCGGCAGCATGCCGCGCACGGCGCCTTCGATGATGCGGGTTGGGTGCGTGGCGCGGATTTCGCCCGCGGTGCGCTCGGTCAGACCGCCGGGAAACTGCGAGTGCTTATAATAGACTTTGTCCGTCCACTTCTTGCCGGTGAGGTGGACGTGCTCGGCATTGACGACCACGACGAAGTCGCCGGTGTCGGCATGCGGTGTGTAATCGGGTTTGTGCTTACCCTGCAGGACGACGGCGATCCGAGTGGCCAGGCGTCCGAGAGTTTTTCCTTTGGCGTCGACGACGTACCAGGTACGTTCGACGCCGTTTTTCGCAAGCAAGGGAGTGCGCATAGTTGGTGTTAGCGGACCTTGAACATCAGAAGATGGAAGCCGTAGCGAACGCTAGGCGAACCTTGCTATCATACGTGACGCCCGCAGTCCAGTCAAGGCCGCTCCTGTCCCGCTGATGTAGGGCGGACCTTTATGGTCCGCCGTTTGCCGATGTAGGGCGGACCTTTATGGTCCGCCGTTTGCCGGTGTAGGGCGGACCTTCATGATCCGCCGGCGCGCCATAAAGGCGCGCCCTACATTCGCCGACGCTAGTCGGCCCGCGGTCGCGATTGCGACCAATGGGCAGGCGATGCCTCACCCTAATGACCTGCGGCGACGGCGGCTGCGTGCCAACCAACGGCAGCAAGCGCCGCAAGCCCGAAATACGCGACGGCGATGGCGATCCTCTCACGGCTCGGCACTTGGTAGTACGGATCGGTCGCGGTCGCCGGGTGAAACGCCGCCGCGATGCGCTGCCACGAAAGCGCGATCATCACAGCGATGAACGCGATGCCCGGGCCGGGCCGCAACAATGCAAAGGCGAGCGCTCCGGCGAGACCGACGACCCAGAGCTTCGGCGAAAGAGCTGCCACGACGCGGCCGCCATCGAGCGGTATGATCGGCAGCAGGTTGAACAAGTTGATGAAATAGGCGGCGGACGCAAGCGCAAACCAGATCTTCCCGCCGCCTTGCAAACCCACGATATGGCAGACAGCGGCGCCCGCGGTGCCAAGCAGCGGGCCCGCGATAGCGATCTCCGCCTCGATGCGCGCGTTCGGCGGCATCTCGCGCATCGCCACGAACGCCCCAAAAAATGGGATGAATATCGGCACGCTCGCTTTGATGCCGCGCGCGTACAGCGCGATCACGTGGCCCATCTCGTGCACGAAGATCAGCAAGACGAAGCCGGTCGCAAACGGCCAACCGAAGACTGTGGACCAAAGCCAGATGCTCAGAATGAGCGAACCGCTCGACAACAGCAGTTTGCCCGCGATCAGTATCCACTTGAGATTGAGCAGTAGCAGCAGCGCGCCTTTGAACTTGGCGGCGAGCGCGAGCAGCGTTGCCATGAACCCGACAGCCCCGGCTCCCGCAGCACTATTGCGCGACGACGTGCCGTCGTGCGCCGGCGGTGTGCTGTCTTGCGACGTGTGCGGCGCGGCGTGCGTTGCGGTGACGATCCGGTAGCCGGGAGGAAGCAACTCTGGCGGCAATCCGCCGCTCTGATCAGCTGGAGTCATGACTTGTATCGCATTCGATGACGCGCCCGACCGGTCCCATGCCAAGAGAGCCGACTGGCGTCGGCCCCTTCAGAAGATCCAACATCATCAGAGCGGCTCCGCATAGTGTACGCGCTCGAGGTAGAGCGCGTGGGCCGGCGCGGTGAAGCCCGCGTCCCTTCGCGTTGCGGGCGCAAGCAGCCGCGCGATATCCGCCGGCGCGCGTCGGCCGCGCCCGACCTCGATCAACGTGCCGACGGTTATGCGCACCATATTATGGAGAAAGGAGTCGGCGGTCATCCAGATGTCGATCATATCTCCGTCGAGATCGAGGGTGAGTGACGTCACCGCACGCCGCGTGACGGCGCCGGGCGGCACCGTCGCGCAGAATGCCGCGAAGTCGTGCTCGCCCACGAGCATGGCCGCGCCGGCCTTCATCGCTTCGATGTCGAGCCGCGCACCGACGTGGAATGCGCGGCCCCGCTCGAGCGGCGACGGCGCCGGCCGGTTCAATATCCGGTAACGATACGTTCGAGCAAGCGCGCTACGCCGCGCAGAGAAGTCCGCGTCGCGTTCGACAGCACGGAGCACTGCGATGTGCGATTCGCGCAGCATACCGCTCAATGCGACCGGCATGCGCCGCAGATCGGTTGGCGCGGTCGTAACAAAAGAGACGACTTGTCCTCGCGCATGGACCCCGGCATCGGTCCGGCCGGCGACGACCACTTGGACGTCATGGCCGAGCAACGCGGTCAGCGCGCGGTCGAGCGCTCCCGCCACCGTGGGCAGATCCGTTTGACGTTGCATGCCGTGTGAGAACGCGCCGTCGTACTCGACCACGAGGGCTATCGTGCGTGAACCCGGTTGCGTCACTCGGGCCGCTGGAGCGGGAACAACAAGACGTCGCGGATCGATGTCTGACCGGTCAGGAGCATGACGAGGCGGTCGATACCGTATCCGATGCCGCCGGTGGGCGGCAGACCATATTCGAGCGCGTGCACGTAGTCCCAATCGGGTTCAGGCGCTTCGGCGTCGCCCGCCGCGCGATCCGCGACCTGTGACTCAAAACGCCGGCGCTGGTCATCCGGATCGTTCAATTCCGAAAATGCGTTGGCCACTTCCATGTGTGCTATGAAGAGCTCAAAGCGCTCGACGAGAGCCGGATCGTCGCGTTTCCGCTTCGCGAGCGGTGAAAGCACAACCGGTTGGTCCGTGACGAACGTCGGGTCAGCCAGATGCGGCTCGACGACTTTCTCAAAGATCTTGTCGATGATGTGCGCGTGGCTGTCTCTGGGGGTGACGTCCAACGCGAGCTTGCGCGCAAGCGCTCGCGCGCGATCACCGTCGAGGATGTCTTCGCGACCGATATCGCCGTAGCGCTGCAGCGCTTCGAGATAAGCGATGCGGCCGAACGGTCTCCGTAGTTGGATCTTGCCGTCGGCGAATTCGTGCTCGCCGCGGATGCCGGCGGCTTCGGCCATATGAAGGATGAGATCTTCCGTCAGCCTGAGCATGCCCTCGACGTCGGTGTACGCCTCGTACAGTTCGAGCATCGTGAACTCCGGATTGTGTGTCCGATCGATGCCCTCGTTGCGAAATGTGCGACCGACTTCGTAGACCTTCTCCATGCCGCCCACGATGCAACGCTTCAAGTTGAGTTCCGTGGCGATGCGCAGCTGAAGCGGCAGACCGAGTGCGTTCGAATGCGTCAGGAACGGTCTGGCGTTTGCGCCGCCGGCCACGGTGAGCAGGGTGGGAGTCTCGACTTCGAAGTAGCCGCGCGCATCGAGAAAGCGCCGCGCTGCGGCGATGATCCGGCTGCGCAGCAGCATCGTGTCGAGAACGGGGCGGTTGACGATCATGTCGACGTAGCGGCGCCTGTAGCGCGTCTCGGGATCGG
Proteins encoded in this window:
- the truA gene encoding tRNA pseudouridine(38-40) synthase TruA, producing MTQPGSRTIALVVEYDGAFSHGMQRQTDLPTVAGALDRALTALLGHDVQVVVAGRTDAGVHARGQVVSFVTTAPTDLRRMPVALSGMLRESHIAVLRAVERDADFSARRSALARTYRYRILNRPAPSPLERGRAFHVGARLDIEAMKAGAAMLVGEHDFAAFCATVPPGAVTRRAVTSLTLDLDGDMIDIWMTADSFLHNMVRITVGTLIEVGRGRRAPADIARLLAPATRRDAGFTAPAHALYLERVHYAEPL
- the lysS gene encoding lysine--tRNA ligase — encoded protein: MSREPEVGATEADLIAARRAKLERLRASGHDPFAHTTFQRSHTAAAVREQYDSLGAAAHSGASVRVAGRLGSLRRMGKKVAFADFDDISGRIQVFFSQADLGAAFELVDDLDRGDIVGVVGEPFRTKTGELTVGARELTVLSKALRPLPEKFHGLTDPETRYRRRYVDMIVNRPVLDTMLLRSRIIAAARRFLDARGYFEVETPTLLTVAGGANARPFLTHSNALGLPLQLRIATELNLKRCIVGGMEKVYEVGRTFRNEGIDRTHNPEFTMLELYEAYTDVEGMLRLTEDLILHMAEAAGIRGEHEFADGKIQLRRPFGRIAYLEALQRYGDIGREDILDGDRARALARKLALDVTPRDSHAHIIDKIFEKVVEPHLADPTFVTDQPVVLSPLAKRKRDDPALVERFELFIAHMEVANAFSELNDPDDQRRRFESQVADRAAGDAEAPEPDWDYVHALEYGLPPTGGIGYGIDRLVMLLTGQTSIRDVLLFPLQRPE
- the rpsI gene encoding 30S ribosomal protein S9; this translates as MAHTTGDVHGGTGRRKRAVARVRVTLGKGEISVNERPANEYFGRDSLMQIVRQPLEATNSLERFKVEVTAHGGGLTGQAGAIRHGVARALVQMDESLRPVLRKAGLLTRDPREKESKKYGRKRARKRFQFSKR
- a CDS encoding Uma2 family endonuclease, with the translated sequence MREIVLPETKPALEWVNGRALQKVSPQRKHALAQSVFVSALLAWAMEHGTGRVGTEWEFRVQPPGEDRRPLVPDVAYLSYDTLSYEADDEADIPRVAPDAAVEIMSPGDLGRDIEEKIRVYLAAGASVVFLVDTNARAVTACDRIGRVTFDDRMMLSHSALPNFSMSVRSLFEQPKPRGR
- a CDS encoding site-2 protease family protein, yielding MTPADQSGGLPPELLPPGYRIVTATHAAPHTSQDSTPPAHDGTSSRNSAAGAGAVGFMATLLALAAKFKGALLLLLNLKWILIAGKLLLSSGSLILSIWLWSTVFGWPFATGFVLLIFVHEMGHVIALYARGIKASVPIFIPFFGAFVAMREMPPNARIEAEIAIAGPLLGTAGAAVCHIVGLQGGGKIWFALASAAYFINLFNLLPIIPLDGGRVVAALSPKLWVVGLAGALAFALLRPGPGIAFIAVMIALSWQRIAAAFHPATATDPYYQVPSRERIAIAVAYFGLAALAAVGWHAAAVAAGH
- the rplM gene encoding 50S ribosomal protein L13, with amino-acid sequence MRTPLLAKNGVERTWYVVDAKGKTLGRLATRIAVVLQGKHKPDYTPHADTGDFVVVVNAEHVHLTGKKWTDKVYYKHSQFPGGLTERTAGEIRATHPTRIIEGAVRGMLPGNKLRATRLKRLRVFAGPEHEHTAQAPKELKTV